One window from the genome of Pseudonocardia hierapolitana encodes:
- a CDS encoding TIGR03619 family F420-dependent LLM class oxidoreductase, which yields MTAPTIGLFLHNAAVQSDPAVAARVARHAEDLGYDSLWAGEHVVVPSPRVAPSPMEPDESILDPLVLLAHLAAHTSRVRLGTGVIVLPQRNPLVLAKQLASLDVVSGGRLVVGIGAGYLEPELTAIGVPMAERGARTDEYLAAMRALWTSDTPAYTGTHVRFAGVDAHPRPVQRPLPVVIGGRAAAAHRRAVRDADGWYGYMH from the coding sequence GTGACTGCCCCGACCATCGGCCTGTTCCTGCACAACGCCGCCGTCCAGTCGGACCCGGCGGTCGCCGCACGAGTGGCCCGGCACGCCGAGGACCTCGGCTACGACTCGCTCTGGGCGGGCGAGCACGTGGTGGTGCCGAGCCCGCGCGTGGCGCCGTCACCGATGGAGCCCGACGAGTCGATCCTCGATCCGCTCGTCCTGCTCGCACACCTCGCGGCGCACACGTCACGCGTGCGGCTCGGCACCGGGGTGATCGTGCTGCCACAGCGCAACCCGCTGGTCCTGGCCAAGCAGCTGGCCAGCCTCGACGTGGTGTCCGGTGGGCGGCTCGTGGTCGGGATCGGCGCGGGCTACCTCGAGCCGGAGCTGACGGCGATCGGGGTGCCGATGGCCGAGCGCGGCGCCCGCACCGACGAGTACCTCGCCGCGATGCGCGCGCTGTGGACGTCCGACACGCCCGCGTACACCGGCACGCACGTCCGGTTCGCGGGCGTCGACGCCCACCCGCGCCCGGTGCAACGCCCGCTCCCGGTGGTGATCGGCGGCCGGGCCGCGGCGGCCCACCGGCGCGCCGTTCGCGACGCCGACGGCTGGTACGGCTACATGCACTAA